One region of Spiroplasma culicicola AES-1 genomic DNA includes:
- the mgtA gene encoding magnesium-translocating P-type ATPase: MKRTKTNFKDNKSNQIKNNVSQFSTYSQKDVLKKFSINSFGLNQKQVGEFREKYGSNKLNVKKFNFPLAFLKSFFSPFNLILIIIDSFSFYTYFSAEDQTVFDLVGALIVLTMILLSGFITFFQEIKSHIVIKRMAFDNKKTCKVIRDTEFLIDNIDNANSVKLIKIAQTLDTEEIVPGDLIYLSNGDLIPADLKVLWSNNLYVNQSALTGEAFPVQKQANNGNKEYLEFENICYTGTNVVSGSAVAVVVATAKHTYFSTINDKVTTKRPKSSFDQGIKKITLLLISFMLAVTPLVFLVFGIRPVGEDKWATAAMFSISIAVGLTPEMLPIIVTANLSRGYTKIKQNDVLIKNLGAVQNMGAIDILCTDKTGTITSGEIKLDDVFDLTNSKNQFLKEILYLNSYFQTGFTNPIDNAVLLSNKIQKPQVDTYIKEWEVPFDFNRKILSVILSKADQKEIFTKGAVDEVLNICNRVYINGEIKPLDEQFIQKIKLKAEEMNKDGHRVIAIAHNTLEDEDIEEDLIFYGFATFFDEPKSTSKQIIKTLLNRGISTKILTGDSEVITRAICKKVDFKITKLYTGKEIEAMNETQLTRAVENANVFVKLSPLHKSLIIKKLKELGHVVGFMGDGINDAPVLRESDVAISFSDASNIAQDAADIILMNDSLMVLETAVHEGRVSLANILKYIKVTIASNFGNVLSVLVALFITLVEPMQPIHLLLQNLLYDIVMFAFIFDKVDAKFTQSPRPLKTKNIIWFTIINGPISSIFDIATFLVLLFAFRSQVGVPPGITVDPELIPEHAKEMFNASWFVVGLMTQTAVMQMYRTEKIPFIQSNASWQVICSTIFVCAMAIVIPYSPINHYVGMETPPLAFLPIALSFVIAYIALAQLVKMGYIRRFKEWL, from the coding sequence ATGAAAAGAACTAAAACTAATTTTAAAGATAATAAATCAAATCAAATTAAAAATAATGTTTCACAGTTTTCTACTTATTCACAAAAAGATGTATTAAAGAAATTTAGTATTAACTCTTTTGGTTTAAATCAAAAACAAGTTGGTGAATTTAGAGAAAAATATGGATCAAATAAATTAAATGTTAAAAAATTTAATTTTCCTTTAGCATTTTTAAAATCATTTTTTAGTCCTTTCAATCTAATCTTAATAATTATTGATTCTTTTAGCTTTTATACTTACTTTAGTGCAGAAGACCAAACTGTTTTTGATTTGGTAGGAGCATTAATAGTTTTAACAATGATTCTTTTAAGTGGATTTATTACTTTTTTTCAAGAAATAAAATCACATATTGTAATTAAAAGAATGGCTTTTGATAATAAAAAAACTTGTAAAGTAATAAGAGATACAGAATTTTTAATCGATAATATTGATAATGCAAATTCTGTAAAACTTATTAAAATTGCACAAACACTTGATACAGAAGAAATTGTACCTGGAGATTTAATTTACTTATCAAATGGAGATTTAATTCCAGCAGATTTAAAAGTTCTGTGATCAAATAATTTATATGTAAATCAATCTGCTTTAACAGGAGAAGCTTTTCCTGTGCAAAAACAAGCAAATAATGGAAATAAAGAATATTTAGAATTTGAAAATATTTGTTACACTGGGACTAATGTCGTATCTGGTTCTGCTGTTGCTGTTGTTGTGGCAACTGCAAAACATACATACTTTTCAACAATTAATGATAAAGTTACAACAAAAAGACCAAAATCATCATTTGATCAAGGTATTAAAAAAATTACATTATTATTAATTTCATTTATGTTAGCAGTTACACCACTTGTATTTTTAGTATTTGGAATTCGCCCAGTGGGTGAAGATAAATGAGCAACAGCTGCAATGTTTTCAATTTCTATTGCAGTTGGTTTAACTCCAGAAATGTTGCCAATTATTGTGACAGCAAATTTATCAAGAGGTTATACAAAAATTAAGCAAAATGATGTTTTAATTAAAAACCTTGGTGCTGTGCAAAATATGGGAGCGATTGATATTTTATGTACTGACAAAACAGGAACAATCACAAGTGGAGAAATTAAACTTGATGATGTTTTTGATTTAACAAATTCTAAAAATCAATTTTTAAAAGAAATATTATATCTAAATAGTTATTTTCAAACTGGATTTACCAATCCAATTGATAATGCAGTTTTATTATCAAATAAAATTCAAAAGCCCCAAGTTGATACATATATTAAAGAATGAGAAGTTCCTTTTGATTTTAATCGCAAGATTTTATCTGTAATTTTGTCAAAAGCAGATCAAAAAGAGATTTTTACTAAGGGAGCAGTTGATGAAGTCTTAAATATATGTAATCGAGTTTATATTAATGGTGAAATTAAACCTTTAGATGAACAATTTATACAAAAAATAAAACTAAAAGCTGAAGAAATGAATAAAGATGGACATAGAGTAATTGCAATTGCGCACAATACTCTTGAAGATGAAGATATTGAAGAGGACTTAATTTTTTATGGGTTTGCAACATTCTTTGATGAACCCAAATCTACATCAAAACAAATTATAAAAACTCTATTAAATAGAGGTATTTCAACTAAAATTTTAACTGGAGATAGTGAAGTGATCACAAGAGCAATTTGTAAAAAAGTTGATTTTAAAATCACAAAACTATACACTGGAAAAGAAATAGAAGCAATGAATGAAACACAATTAACAAGAGCTGTTGAAAATGCAAATGTTTTTGTGAAGTTAAGTCCATTGCATAAATCTTTAATTATTAAAAAACTAAAAGAATTGGGTCATGTTGTTGGCTTTATGGGAGATGGAATTAATGATGCTCCTGTTCTAAGAGAATCAGATGTAGCAATCTCATTTAGTGATGCTTCAAACATTGCCCAAGATGCAGCAGATATTATTTTAATGAATGATTCATTAATGGTCTTAGAAACAGCAGTTCATGAAGGAAGAGTTAGTTTGGCCAATATCTTAAAATATATTAAAGTTACAATTGCATCTAACTTTGGTAACGTTTTAAGCGTATTAGTGGCATTATTTATTACTCTTGTAGAACCAATGCAACCAATTCATCTATTGTTACAAAATTTACTATATGATATTGTGATGTTTGCCTTTATCTTTGATAAAGTTGATGCTAAATTTACACAATCACCAAGACCTTTAAAAACAAAAAATATTATTTGGTTTACTATTATTAATGGACCTATAAGTTCTATTTTTGATATTGCAACCTTCTTAGTATTGTTATTTGCATTTAGAAGTCAAGTGGGTGTACCCCCAGGAATTACAGTTGATCCTGAATTAATTCCAGAACATGCCAAAGAAATGTTTAATGCTTCATGATTTGTTGTGGGATTAATGACTCAAACTGCTGTTATGCAAATGTATCGTACTGAAAAAATACCATTTATTCAGTCAAATGCTTCATGACAAGTAATTTGTTCAACAATTTTTGTTTGTGCAATGGCTATCGTTATTCCTTATTCACCAATTAATCATTATGTGGGTATGGAAACTCCACCATTAGCATTTTTACCAATTGCTTTAAGCTTTGTAATTGCATACATTGCTTTAGCACAACTTGTTAAAATGGGCTACATTCGCAGATTTAAAGAATGATTATAA